A genomic stretch from Gorilla gorilla gorilla isolate KB3781 chromosome 20, NHGRI_mGorGor1-v2.1_pri, whole genome shotgun sequence includes:
- the FFAR1 gene encoding free fatty acid receptor 1, with the protein MDLPPQLSFGLYVAAFALGFPLNVLAIRGATAHARLRLTPSLVYALNLGCSDLLLTVSLPLKAVEALASGAWPLPASLCPVFAVAHFFPLYAGGGFLAALSAGRYLGAAFPLGYQAFRRPCYSWGVCAAIWALVLCHLGLVFGLEAPGGWLDHSNTSLGINTPVNGSPVCLEAWDPASAGPARFSLSLLLFFLPLAITAFCYVGCLRALAHSGLTHRRKLRAAWVAGGALLTLLLCVGPYNASNVASFLYPNLGGSWRKLGLITGAWSVVLNPLVTGYLGRGPGLKTVCAARTQGGKSQK; encoded by the coding sequence ATGGACCTGCCCCCGCAGCTCTCCTTCGGCCTCTATGTGGCTGCCTTTGCGCTGGGCTTCCCGCTCAACGTCCTGGCCATCCGAGGCGCGACGGCCCACGCCCGGCTCCGTCTCACCCCTAGCCTGGTCTACGCCCTGAACCTGGGCTGCTCCGACCTGCTGCTGACAGTCTCCCTGCCCCTGAAGGCGGTGGAGGCGCTAGCCTCCGGGGCCTGGCCTCTGCCGGCCTCGCTGTGCCCCGTCTTCGCGGTGGCCCACTTCTTCCCACTCTATGCCGGCGGGGGCTTCCTGGCCGCCCTGAGTGCAGGCCGCTACCTGGGAGCAGCCTTCCCCTTGGGCTACCAAGCCTTCCGGAGGCCGTGCTATTCCTGGGGGGTGTGCGCGGCCATCTGGGCCCTCGTCCTGTGTCACCTGGGTCTGGTCTTTGGGTTGGAGGCTCCAGGAGGCTGGCTGGACCACAGCAACACCTCCCTGGGCATCAACACACCGGTCAACGGCTCTCCGGTCTGCCTGGAGGCCTGGGACCCGGCCTCTGCCGGCCCGGCCCGCTTcagcctctctctcttgctcttttttctGCCCTTGGCCATCACAGCCTTCTGCTACGTGGGCTGCCTCCGGGCACTGGCCCACTCCGGCCTGACGCACAGGCGGAAGCTGAGGGCCGCCTGGGTGGCCGGCGGGGCTCTCCTCACGCTGCTGCTCTGCGTAGGACCCTACAACGCCTCCAACGTGGCCAGCTTCCTGTACCCCAATCTGGGAGGCTCCTGGCGGAAGCTGGGGCTCATCACGGGTGCCTGGAGTGTGGTGCTTAATCCGCTGGTGACCGGTTACTTGGGAAGGGGTCCTGGCCTGAAGACAGTGTGTGCGGCAAGAACGCAAGGGGGCAAGTCCCAGAAGTAA
- the FFAR3 gene encoding free fatty acid receptor 3: MDTGPDQSYFSGNHWFVFSVYLLTFLVGLPLNLLALVVFVGKLRRRPVAVDVLLLNLTASDLLLLLFLPFRMVEAANGMRWPLPFILCPLSGFIFFTTIYLTALFLAAVSIERFLSVAHPLWYKTRPRLGQAGLVSVACWLLASAHCSVVYVIEFSGDISHSQGTNGTCYLEFRKDQLAILLPVRLEMAVVLFVVPLIITSYCYSRLVWILGRGGSHRRQRRVAGLVAATLLNFLVCFGPYNVSHVVGYICGESPAWRIYVTLLSTLNSCVDPFVYYFSSSGFQADFHELLRRLCGLWGQWQQESSVELKEQKGGEEQRVDRPAERKSSEHSQGCGNGGQVACAES; encoded by the coding sequence ATGGATACAGGCCCCGACCAGTCCTACTTCTCCGGCAATCACTGGTTCGTCTTCTCGGTGTACCTTCTCACTTTCCTGGTGGGGCTCCCCCTCAACCTGCTGGCCCTGGTGGTCTTCGTGGGCAAGCTGCGGCGCCGCCCGGTGGCCGTGGACGTGCTCCTGCTCAACCTGACCGCCTCGGACCTGCTCCTGCTGCTGTTCCTGCCTTTCCGCATGGTGGAGGCAGCCAATGGCATGCGCTGGCCCCTGCCCTTCATCCTCTGCCCACTCTCTGGATTCAtcttcttcaccaccatctatctcaCCGCCCTCTTCCTGGCAGCTGTGAGCATTGAGCGCTTCCTGAGTGTGGCCCACCCACTGTGGTACAAGACCCGGccgaggctggggcaggcaggtcTGGTGAGTGTGGCCTGCTGGCTGTtggcctctgctcactgcagcgtGGTCTACGTCATAGAATTCTCAGGGGACATCTCCCACAGCCAGGGCACCAATGGGACCTGCTACCTGGAGTTCCGGAAGGACCAACTAGCCATCCTCCTGCCCGTGCGGCTGGAGATGGCTGTGGTCCTCTTTGTGGTCCCGCTGATCATCACCAGCTACTGCTACAGCCGCCTGGTGTGGATCCTCGGCAGAGGGGGCAGCCACCGCCGGCAGAGGAGGGTGGCGGGGCTGGTGGCGGCCACGCTGCTCAACTTCCTTGTCTGCTTTGGGCCCTACAACGTGTCCCATGTCGTGGGCTATATCTGCGGTGAAAGCCCAGCGTGGAGGATCTATGTGACGCTTCTCAGCACCCTGAACTCCTGTGTCGACCCCTTTGTCTACTACTTCTCCTCCTCCGGGTTCCAAGCCGACTTTCATGAGCTGCTGAGGAGGTTGTGTGGGCTCTGGGGCCAGTGGCAGCAGGAGAGCAGCGTGGAGCTGAAGGagcagaagggaggggaggagcagaGAGTGGACCGACCAGCTGAAAGAAAGTCCAGTGAACACTCACAGGGCTGTGGAAATGGTGGCCAGGTGGCCTGTGCTGAAAGCTAG
- the LOC101143734 gene encoding free fatty acid receptor 3-like has translation MDTGPDQSYFSGNHWFVFSVYLLTFLVGLPLNLLALVVFVDKLRRRPVAVDVLLLNLTASDLLLLLFLLFRMVEAANGMRWPLPFILCPLSGFIFFTTIYLTAPFLAAVSIERFLSVAHPLWYKTQPRLGQAGLVSVACWLLASAHCSVVYVIEFSGDISHSQGTNGTCYLEFRKDQLAILLPVRLEMAVVLFVVPLIITSYCYSRLVWILGRGGSHRRQRRVAGLVAATLLNFLVCFGPYNVSHVVGYICGESPAWRIYVTLLSTLNSCVDPFVYYFSSSGFQADFHELLRRLCGLWDQWQQEGSVELKEQKGGEEQRVDRPAERKTSEHSQGCGNGGQVACAES, from the coding sequence ATGGATACAGGCCCCGACCAGTCCTACTTCTCCGGCAATCACTGGTTCGTCTTCTCGGTGTACCTTCTCACTTTCCTGGTGGGGCTCCCCCTCAACCTGCTGGCCCTGGTGGTCTTCGTGGACAAGCTGCGGCGCCGCCCGGTGGCCGTGGACGTGCTCCTGCTCAACCTGACCGCCTCGGACCTGCTCCTGCTGCTGTTCCTGCTTTTCCGCATGGTGGAGGCAGCCAATGGCATGCGCTGGCCCCTGCCCTTCATCCTCTGCCCACTCTCTGGATTCAtcttcttcaccaccatctatctcaCCGCCCCCTTCCTGGCAGCTGTGAGCATTGAGCGCTTCCTGAGTGTGGCCCACCCACTGTGGTACAAGACCCAGccgaggctggggcaggcaggtcTGGTGAGTGTGGCCTGCTGGCTGTtggcctctgctcactgcagcgtGGTCTACGTCATAGAATTCTCAGGGGACATCTCCCACAGCCAGGGCACCAATGGGACCTGCTACCTGGAGTTCCGGAAGGACCAACTAGCCATCCTCCTGCCCGTGCGGCTGGAGATGGCTGTGGTCCTCTTTGTGGTCCCGCTGATCATCACCAGCTACTGCTACAGCCGCCTGGTGTGGATCCTCGGCAGAGGGGGCAGCCACCGCCGGCAGAGGAGGGTGGCGGGGCTGGTGGCGGCCACGCTGCTCAACTTCCTTGTCTGCTTTGGGCCCTACAACGTGTCCCATGTCGTGGGCTATATCTGCGGTGAAAGCCCAGCGTGGAGGATCTATGTGACGCTTCTCAGCACCCTGAACTCCTGTGTCGACCCCTTTGTCTACTACTTCTCCTCCTCCGGGTTCCAAGCCGACTTTCATGAGCTGCTGAGGAGGTTGTGTGGGCTCTGGGACCAGTGGCAGCAGGAGGGCAGCGTGGAGCTGAAGGagcagaagggaggggaggagcagaGAGTGGACCGACCAGCTGAAAGAAAGACCAGTGAACACTCACAGGGCTGTGGAAATGGTGGCCAGGTGGCCTGTGCTGAAAGCTAG